The Micromonospora krabiensis genome window below encodes:
- a CDS encoding sigma factor-like helix-turn-helix DNA-binding protein, protein MRRLTGHREVPGEALVRQLWQEHGRAMVAYAGQLAPDRADAEDIVQEALVRAGRHAGALPRDRVAVRGWLLTVMRDVAGVDEHAEQVVDATAVTARLHRLPPGHRVVVDLLYLRGCSVADAAAALGVSAATVRSRAYHALRALREMPPDPPRLPHSVGDRRSTLRRPPHRRSGRTTGQW, encoded by the coding sequence GTGCGGCGGTTGACGGGCCACCGGGAGGTGCCGGGCGAGGCGCTGGTCCGGCAGCTCTGGCAGGAGCACGGCCGGGCGATGGTGGCGTACGCGGGACAACTCGCACCCGACCGCGCCGACGCCGAGGACATCGTGCAGGAGGCCCTGGTCCGCGCCGGGCGGCACGCGGGCGCCCTACCCCGGGATCGGGTGGCGGTACGGGGTTGGTTACTGACCGTGATGAGGGACGTCGCCGGTGTCGACGAGCACGCCGAGCAGGTGGTCGACGCGACGGCGGTGACCGCGCGTCTGCACCGGCTGCCACCCGGGCACCGGGTCGTGGTCGATCTCCTCTACCTGCGCGGCTGTTCGGTGGCCGACGCCGCCGCCGCACTCGGCGTGTCGGCGGCCACCGTCCGGTCGCGCGCGTACCACGCCCTACGGGCACTGCGGGAGATGCCGCCGGATCCGCCGCGCCTGCCACATTCCGTGGGCGATCGCCGGTCGACGCTACGCCGGCCGCCTCACCGCCGGTCGGGACGCACGACCGGCCAGTGGTGA
- a CDS encoding sigma-70 family RNA polymerase sigma factor — translation MREVLATHGRPLNRFLLKLTSGNRQTAEDLLQETMVRAWRNLDGLPEMEEARRRWLFTVARRLVIDDVRRRRVRPVEVPLEVEPVTRSDVTASAALANRALRDAVAGLSQAHREVLHLVFFENLRLPEVARRLGVPEGTVRSRLHYALRAVRHAVNG, via the coding sequence ATGCGGGAGGTCCTGGCCACCCACGGCCGACCGCTGAACCGTTTCCTGCTGAAGTTGACCTCCGGCAACCGGCAGACCGCCGAGGACCTGCTCCAGGAGACGATGGTCCGGGCGTGGCGGAACCTCGACGGGCTTCCGGAGATGGAGGAGGCCCGTCGGCGCTGGCTGTTCACGGTCGCGCGCCGCCTGGTGATCGACGACGTCCGCCGACGTCGAGTACGCCCGGTCGAGGTGCCGTTGGAGGTCGAACCCGTCACGCGCAGCGACGTGACGGCGTCGGCGGCGCTGGCGAACCGCGCCCTCCGGGACGCGGTGGCCGGGTTGAGCCAGGCGCACCGCGAGGTCCTGCACCTCGTCTTCTTCGAGAACCTTCGGCTGCCGGAGGTCGCCCGCCGTCTCGGCGTACCGGAGGGAACGGTCCGGTCACGCCTGCACTACGCCCTCCGGGCCGTGCGGCACGCCGTCAACGGGTAA
- a CDS encoding GntR family transcriptional regulator, producing the protein MPIPKGAGPTPRFLLRENAYRSIRDAIVDGTLVPGERLNDGDLAQWLGMSRTPVREALTRLEETGLVQTKPGRYTIVSPLDVRAARAAQSVTAAMHELAVREALSNLSAAEIEHMRAANARFAEALRSDDVDAAIAADDEFHAVTVTASANPALHAVLDQFTPVLRRMERLRFSSLNGRDSVAQHDRIIELCEAGDVDGAAAAMRANWLALDPLLETPSTGG; encoded by the coding sequence ATGCCGATTCCGAAGGGTGCTGGGCCGACGCCGCGCTTTCTCCTCCGCGAGAATGCCTATCGGTCGATCCGGGATGCCATCGTGGACGGCACCCTCGTTCCGGGTGAACGGCTCAACGACGGTGATCTGGCCCAGTGGCTGGGCATGAGCCGGACGCCGGTGCGCGAGGCGTTGACCAGGCTGGAGGAGACGGGTCTGGTCCAGACCAAGCCCGGCCGTTACACGATCGTCAGCCCGCTGGACGTGCGCGCGGCGCGCGCCGCGCAGTCGGTGACCGCGGCCATGCACGAGCTTGCCGTACGGGAAGCGCTGTCGAATCTGTCCGCCGCGGAGATCGAGCACATGCGGGCGGCCAATGCCCGCTTCGCGGAGGCGTTGCGCTCCGACGACGTCGATGCCGCCATCGCCGCGGACGACGAGTTCCACGCGGTCACCGTGACGGCTTCGGCGAATCCCGCGCTCCATGCCGTGCTGGACCAGTTCACCCCGGTGCTGAGGCGGATGGAGCGGTTGCGTTTCTCGTCCCTGAACGGTCGCGACTCCGTCGCGCAGCACGACCGCATCATCGAGTTGTGCGAGGCCGGTGACGTCGACGGGGCCGCCGCGGCCATGCGTGCCAACTGGCTGGCACTGGACCCGCTGCTCGAAACGCCCTCGACCGGCGGCTGA
- a CDS encoding aldo/keto reductase encodes MTDVSASPSGTFQLGGDLPVTRLGFGAMRLTGEGIWGDPRDPDEAVRVLRRAVELGVTFIDTADSYGPFTADLLIRKALHPYPDDLVIATKVGFTRQGPGIWTPVGRPEYLRQQVELNLRHLGLDRIDLLQLHRIDPKVPLEDQVGELRALQDEGKIRHVGLSQVSVAEMKAAAKITPIVSVQNRYNVTERDDDTLLDYCEEQGIAFIPWGPLGSGPLASDGGPLERIAAAHHATAAQLALAWLLKRSPVMLPIPGTSTVAHLEENIGAAGIDLTDAEFDTLGSAA; translated from the coding sequence ATGACGGACGTATCGGCGAGCCCCAGCGGCACGTTCCAGCTCGGCGGCGACCTGCCGGTGACCCGACTCGGATTCGGTGCCATGCGCCTCACGGGCGAGGGCATCTGGGGCGACCCGCGTGATCCGGACGAGGCGGTACGGGTCCTGCGCCGAGCCGTCGAACTCGGCGTCACCTTCATCGACACCGCCGACTCGTACGGGCCGTTCACCGCCGACCTGCTGATCCGCAAGGCCCTGCACCCGTACCCCGACGACCTGGTCATCGCCACCAAGGTCGGATTCACCCGGCAGGGGCCGGGCATCTGGACCCCCGTGGGTCGGCCGGAGTATCTGCGCCAGCAGGTCGAGCTGAACCTGCGTCACCTCGGGTTGGACCGGATCGACCTGCTCCAGCTGCACCGCATCGACCCGAAGGTCCCCCTGGAGGACCAGGTCGGCGAGCTGCGCGCTCTTCAGGACGAAGGAAAGATCCGGCACGTCGGTCTGAGCCAGGTGTCGGTCGCCGAGATGAAGGCCGCCGCGAAGATCACTCCGATCGTGTCGGTGCAGAACCGGTACAACGTGACCGAGCGCGACGACGACACGCTGCTGGACTACTGCGAGGAGCAGGGCATCGCCTTCATCCCCTGGGGGCCGCTGGGCAGCGGGCCGCTCGCCAGCGACGGCGGGCCACTGGAGCGGATCGCCGCCGCCCACCATGCCACCGCCGCGCAGCTCGCGCTCGCCTGGCTGCTCAAGCGGTCGCCGGTGATGCTGCCCATCCCCGGTACGTCCACCGTCGCCCACCTGGAGGAGAACATCGGTGCGGCCGGGATCGACCTCACCGACGCCGAGTTCGACACCCTCGGCTCCGCGGCCTGA
- a CDS encoding IPT/TIG domain-containing protein, which yields MGSVRRRLSVLSVGLLVAGAAGLGLARPALAAPGDAAARGVVLDLVGDPGDESVQAQGTFGSVTAPPGGGTDDETSVAVALADPENVTATGTVAQVSATRGPTTSTASSQLATFTLSVLGVEVLDVAGLGVTAQCSAGNTSAGATGDDIAVFGQQITIRDTAQEFTADVTVTGLTDATLRAVVDRQLTGTPDNVIGINVRAVLSVSGFDGVEPAQFSLGQVILAEASCQSPTAVAPTASAISPNSGPQAGGQPVTITGTGFVPNATLVAFDGVAATNVVVAADGSSLTAVTPPGTVGPAAVVVSTAGGSAPALSYTYLAPAVTPRIESLTPEQGSTDGGTVVTVRGGGFVSGRTTVGICGQTIPAGEVTVAADARSLTFRTPPCAVGATEVRVTTPAGTSNEITFHYQASLPVTGTSLGGPVAAGLAMLLTGAVLLLATRHRRQRV from the coding sequence ATGGGATCTGTCCGGCGCCGACTGTCGGTGTTGTCGGTGGGTCTGCTGGTGGCCGGCGCGGCCGGTCTGGGGCTGGCGCGGCCGGCGCTCGCGGCTCCGGGCGACGCCGCCGCGCGCGGCGTGGTGCTCGACCTGGTCGGGGATCCCGGCGACGAGTCGGTCCAGGCCCAGGGCACCTTCGGAAGCGTGACCGCCCCGCCGGGCGGCGGCACTGACGACGAGACGTCAGTAGCCGTCGCTCTCGCCGATCCGGAGAACGTGACCGCCACCGGCACGGTCGCCCAGGTCAGCGCCACCCGTGGGCCGACCACGTCGACCGCCTCGTCGCAACTCGCCACCTTCACGCTGAGCGTCCTCGGCGTCGAGGTGCTTGACGTCGCCGGGCTGGGGGTCACCGCCCAGTGCAGCGCCGGCAACACCAGCGCCGGCGCCACCGGCGACGACATCGCGGTCTTCGGCCAGCAGATCACCATCCGTGACACCGCCCAGGAGTTCACCGCCGACGTCACCGTCACCGGTCTGACCGACGCCACGCTGCGCGCCGTCGTCGACCGCCAGCTCACCGGCACGCCGGACAACGTGATCGGGATCAACGTTCGCGCGGTGCTGTCCGTCTCCGGTTTCGACGGCGTCGAGCCGGCACAGTTCTCGCTCGGGCAGGTGATCCTCGCGGAGGCCTCCTGCCAGAGCCCGACTGCCGTGGCGCCCACGGCATCGGCGATCTCCCCGAACTCCGGCCCGCAAGCAGGTGGTCAGCCGGTGACGATCACCGGCACCGGGTTCGTGCCGAACGCCACGCTGGTGGCGTTCGACGGCGTGGCCGCCACCAACGTGGTCGTGGCCGCCGACGGATCGTCGTTGACGGCCGTGACGCCGCCCGGAACGGTGGGCCCGGCGGCGGTGGTGGTCAGCACGGCCGGTGGTTCGGCGCCCGCGTTGTCGTACACCTACCTGGCCCCGGCGGTCACACCGCGGATCGAGTCGCTCACCCCGGAGCAGGGCAGCACCGACGGCGGCACCGTCGTGACCGTGCGAGGCGGCGGGTTCGTCTCGGGTCGGACCACGGTCGGCATCTGCGGACAGACGATCCCCGCGGGTGAGGTCACGGTCGCGGCCGACGCCAGGTCGTTGACCTTCCGCACGCCGCCGTGCGCGGTGGGCGCGACCGAGGTCCGGGTGACCACGCCGGCTGGTACGTCGAACGAGATCACGTTCCACTACCAGGCGAGTCTGCCGGTCACCGGCACCTCGCTCGGCGGGCCCGTCGCGGCCGGCCTCGCCATGCTGCTCACCGGCGCGGTGCTGCTGCTGGCGACCCGTCACCGCCGGCAGCGCGTCTGA